The proteins below come from a single Oerskovia jenensis genomic window:
- a CDS encoding pyridoxamine 5'-phosphate oxidase family protein, with protein MVSWKQLVDDAPDLAARVRARFAAAPSHVLATRTLTGSPRVSGTEVGFWEDDAWIGSTSRSGKSMDLLVDPRCVLHSNPGDGSRADGDVKIDGTVRSAPPGDRRRAEVLAAGGVEEPFQLFWLDLDRVVLTTVEGDLIRVETWRPGSGVHVVEQRG; from the coding sequence ATGGTCTCCTGGAAGCAGCTCGTCGACGACGCCCCCGACCTCGCCGCGCGCGTCCGTGCCCGCTTCGCGGCGGCCCCCTCGCACGTCCTCGCGACCCGGACGCTCACGGGCTCGCCGCGGGTGAGCGGCACCGAGGTCGGCTTCTGGGAGGACGACGCGTGGATCGGTTCCACCTCGCGCTCCGGCAAGTCCATGGACCTCCTCGTCGACCCACGGTGCGTGCTCCACTCGAACCCCGGCGACGGGTCGAGGGCCGACGGGGACGTCAAGATCGACGGGACCGTCCGCAGCGCCCCGCCGGGCGACCGGCGCCGGGCCGAGGTCCTCGCGGCAGGAGGGGTCGAGGAGCCGTTCCAGCTCTTCTGGCTCGACCTCGACCGGGTCGTGCTCACCACGGTCGAGGGCGACCTGATCCGGGTCGAGACCTGGCGTCCGGGGAGCGGGGTCCACGTCGTCGAGCAGCGGGGGTGA
- a CDS encoding PTS sugar transporter subunit IIA encodes MPPTDPSARTGPSTDRPVLGVGAPLSGTVVALADVPDPVFAQSFAGPGLAIEPALDGDGISTVVAPATGTVGSLFPHAFALEVDGGRTVLVHLGVDTVRLGGEGLQLHVEPGDRVEAGATLLSWEPLRVAALGLATVCSVIALQGDPSLLTLLVEPGRRVEAGEPLLSWT; translated from the coding sequence ATGCCACCGACCGATCCCTCCGCGCGGACCGGCCCGTCCACGGACAGGCCGGTCCTGGGCGTCGGTGCCCCGTTGAGCGGCACGGTCGTGGCACTGGCCGACGTCCCCGACCCGGTGTTCGCCCAGTCGTTCGCGGGGCCCGGCCTCGCGATCGAACCTGCGCTCGACGGGGACGGGATCTCGACCGTCGTGGCCCCTGCGACGGGCACGGTCGGCTCCCTCTTCCCGCACGCCTTCGCGCTCGAGGTCGACGGTGGCCGCACGGTCCTGGTCCACCTGGGCGTCGACACGGTCCGGCTCGGAGGAGAGGGGCTCCAGCTCCACGTCGAGCCGGGGGACCGTGTCGAGGCCGGTGCGACCCTGCTCTCCTGGGAGCCGCTGCGGGTGGCTGCCCTGGGGCTGGCGACCGTGTGCTCGGTCATCGCGCTCCAGGGGGACCCGTCGCTCCTGACGCTGCTCGTCGAGCCGGGCCGGAGGGTCGAGGCCGGGGAGCCCCTCCTGTCCTGGACCTGA
- a CDS encoding mycothiol-dependent nitroreductase Rv2466c family protein, whose translation MTTSDTTRDLHESDAPVRTADFWFDPLCPWAWMTSRWMDEVSKVRDVSVRWHVMSLSVLNEGRELPEKYQDLMERGWGPVRVVIAAQQEHGDQVVKPLYDAIGTRLHPGGRSDFDAVIAEALAEVGLPASLAEHATSDRYDAKLRASHAEGISRVGEDVGTPVVAFGDVAFFGPVVTPAPTGEDAGRLWDGCILVASTPGFFELKRTRTQGPVFD comes from the coding sequence GTGACGACGTCGGACACCACGCGAGACCTGCACGAGAGCGACGCCCCCGTACGCACCGCCGACTTCTGGTTCGACCCGCTGTGTCCGTGGGCCTGGATGACGAGCCGGTGGATGGACGAGGTCTCGAAGGTCCGCGACGTGAGCGTGCGCTGGCACGTCATGAGCCTGTCGGTCCTCAACGAGGGCCGCGAGCTGCCCGAGAAGTACCAGGACCTCATGGAGCGCGGCTGGGGCCCGGTCCGCGTCGTGATCGCGGCGCAGCAGGAGCACGGCGACCAGGTCGTCAAGCCGCTCTACGACGCGATCGGCACGCGCCTGCACCCGGGCGGGCGCAGCGACTTCGACGCGGTGATCGCCGAGGCGCTCGCGGAGGTCGGTCTGCCCGCCTCGCTCGCCGAGCACGCGACGAGCGACCGCTACGACGCCAAGCTGCGCGCCTCGCACGCCGAGGGCATCTCGCGCGTGGGTGAGGACGTCGGGACGCCCGTCGTCGCGTTCGGCGACGTCGCGTTCTTCGGCCCCGTCGTGACGCCCGCGCCCACGGGCGAGGACGCGGGCCGGCTGTGGGACGGGTGCATCCTGGTCGCCTCGACGCCCGGCTTCTTCGAGCTCAAGCGCACGCGCACGCAGGGCCCGGTCTTCGACTGA
- a CDS encoding glucose PTS transporter subunit EIIB, which yields MSKAQQILEALGGQSNVIDLEPCITRLRVEVTNPALVDEVGLKATGAFGVVRSGRVIQVIVGPEADNLAAELDALR from the coding sequence ATGAGCAAGGCACAGCAGATCCTCGAGGCGCTCGGCGGACAGTCGAACGTGATCGACCTCGAACCCTGCATCACCAGGCTGCGCGTCGAGGTGACCAACCCGGCCCTCGTCGACGAGGTCGGGCTCAAGGCCACGGGGGCCTTCGGCGTGGTCCGCTCGGGCCGGGTCATCCAGGTGATCGTGGGCCCCGAGGCCGACAACCTCGCGGCCGAGCTCGACGCCCTGCGCTGA
- a CDS encoding M13 family metallopeptidase → MTQTTPSVADGDLTAADTARTVASGIDLSALDPAVRPQDDLYRHVNGRWLETHEIPADRSMDGAFRALHDQAEEHVREIIKDAAAAVEAGNATGVQAQIGALFASFMDTDTIEARGVSPLAPDLALLAAATSQAELTGALGALQRTGGAGAFGFWVDNDAKDPEKYVAYLYQGGLGLPDEAYYREDQYAEIRAKYVPHVARMLTLAGVTPDTWGASPQDAAERVLALETQLAAHHWDVVRDRDADLTYNPMTLRALADAAPGFDWHAWALALAAPAGSLDSLVVREPGFATGFAELWQSVPVEDWKLWAVYHLVSARAPYLTDELVEANFDFYGRTLSGAQEVRERWKRGVSLVEGALGEAVGAVYVERHFPPAHKARMEELVAYLVAAYRESIEGLDWMTEETKVKALAKLEAFTPKIGYPVTWRDYSALVIEADDLLGNVRRSNAFDQDRELGKIGKPLDRDEWFMTPQTVNAYYNPGMNEIVFPAAILQPPFFDPDAEDAVNYGGIGAVIGHEIGHGFDDQGSKYDGDGRLEDWWTPQDRAEFEVRTKALIAQYDAFRPVQLPDDGPHVNGALTIGENIGDLGGLSIALKAYRIALGRPLSEAPVIDGLTGIERVFLGWAQVWQSKGRDEEVVRRLATDPHSPNEFRCNGVVRNLDEFYEAYDVSESDALYLAPAERVRIW, encoded by the coding sequence GAGATCCCCGCCGACCGGTCGATGGACGGCGCGTTCCGTGCGCTGCACGACCAGGCCGAGGAGCACGTGCGCGAGATCATCAAGGACGCTGCGGCCGCGGTCGAGGCCGGGAACGCCACGGGCGTCCAGGCGCAGATCGGCGCGCTCTTCGCGAGCTTCATGGACACCGACACGATCGAGGCGCGCGGCGTGAGCCCGCTCGCACCGGACCTCGCGCTGCTCGCAGCCGCCACGAGCCAGGCCGAGCTCACGGGCGCCCTGGGCGCGCTGCAGCGCACGGGGGGCGCGGGCGCGTTCGGGTTCTGGGTCGACAACGACGCCAAGGACCCCGAGAAGTACGTCGCCTACCTGTACCAGGGTGGGTTGGGCCTGCCCGACGAGGCGTACTACCGCGAGGACCAGTACGCCGAGATCCGCGCCAAGTACGTGCCGCACGTCGCGCGCATGCTCACGCTCGCGGGCGTCACGCCGGACACGTGGGGAGCGTCCCCGCAGGACGCGGCCGAGCGCGTGCTCGCCCTCGAGACGCAGCTCGCGGCACACCACTGGGACGTCGTGCGGGACCGCGACGCCGACCTCACGTACAACCCCATGACGCTGCGGGCCCTGGCCGACGCGGCCCCGGGCTTCGACTGGCACGCGTGGGCCCTGGCCCTGGCCGCCCCGGCGGGCTCGCTCGACTCGCTCGTGGTCCGCGAGCCCGGCTTCGCGACGGGCTTCGCGGAGCTGTGGCAGTCGGTCCCGGTCGAGGACTGGAAGCTGTGGGCGGTCTACCACCTGGTCTCGGCGCGCGCGCCGTACCTCACGGACGAGCTGGTCGAGGCGAACTTCGACTTCTACGGCCGCACGCTGTCGGGGGCGCAGGAGGTCCGTGAGCGCTGGAAGCGCGGAGTCTCGCTCGTCGAGGGCGCCCTGGGCGAGGCCGTGGGCGCGGTGTACGTCGAGCGGCACTTCCCGCCCGCGCACAAGGCGCGCATGGAGGAGCTCGTCGCGTATCTCGTCGCGGCCTACCGCGAGTCCATCGAGGGCCTCGACTGGATGACCGAGGAGACCAAGGTCAAGGCGCTCGCCAAGCTCGAGGCGTTCACGCCCAAGATCGGGTACCCCGTCACGTGGCGCGACTACTCGGCGCTCGTGATCGAGGCCGACGACCTGCTGGGCAACGTGCGCCGCTCCAACGCGTTCGACCAGGACCGCGAGCTGGGCAAGATCGGCAAGCCGCTCGACCGCGACGAGTGGTTCATGACCCCGCAGACGGTCAACGCGTACTACAACCCGGGCATGAACGAGATCGTCTTCCCCGCGGCGATCCTCCAGCCGCCGTTCTTCGACCCGGATGCCGAGGACGCGGTCAACTACGGCGGGATCGGGGCCGTGATCGGCCACGAGATCGGGCACGGGTTCGACGACCAGGGCTCCAAGTACGACGGCGACGGGCGCCTCGAGGACTGGTGGACGCCGCAGGACCGGGCCGAGTTCGAGGTCCGCACCAAGGCCCTCATCGCCCAGTACGACGCGTTCCGCCCGGTCCAGCTGCCCGACGACGGCCCGCACGTCAACGGAGCGCTGACGATCGGTGAGAACATCGGCGACCTGGGCGGTCTGTCGATCGCGCTCAAGGCGTACCGCATCGCGCTGGGCCGCCCCTTGTCCGAGGCGCCCGTGATCGACGGGCTGACGGGCATCGAGCGCGTCTTCCTCGGCTGGGCCCAGGTGTGGCAGTCGAAGGGACGCGACGAGGAGGTCGTGCGTCGTCTCGCGACCGACCCGCACTCGCCCAACGAGTTCCGCTGCAACGGCGTGGTGCGCAACCTCGACGAGTTCTACGAGGCGTACGACGTGTCGGAGTCCGACGCGCTGTACCTCGCCCCGGCCGAGCGCGTCCGCATCTGGTGA
- the malQ gene encoding 4-alpha-glucanotransferase: MSVPQHVTADVPEPLVQLAAAHGVAPDFWGFDGTRRQVSAQTLVAVLEALGVPASSPEKVAVSLEHSVDDEWRQMLPPTVVVRQGDEVRFPVHVADGAPVEVWAELEPVEEPGFRSTAPAVRERRALVQVDAYVEPRTVDGRAIGRATFAVPADFPLGWHELHATSEGTGARATLVVTPQRLELPPAVREGRAWGLMAQLYSVRSRASWGVGDLADLADLAWLGAHRAGADFVLVNPLAAAEPRTPMTPSPYLPTSRRFVNPLYIRVEDVRETAYLSAADRSLVEWAFDPVRDLSSDAGPIDRDAAWEAKKAALEVVFAAPRSTARQAAFDAFRAEQGKGLEDFATWCALADHFGDRDWPPLALDPASPAVAALREQLDDQVEFYCWLQWVADEQLEVAQRTALDAGMSIGIMHDLAVGVHPHGADAWAHRGVLAGGVTVGAPPDMYNQQGQNWSQPPWDPRALARAGYAPFRDLLRTVLRHAGAIRVDHVIGLFRLWWIPGAARADAGAYVRYDHEALVGILCLEAQRAGAMVIGEDLGVYEPWVRDYLAERGILGTSVLWFEKGEGGGPLAPEAFRRLALATVTTHDLPPTAGYLAGEHVDLRERLGLLTEPAAQVRQAARAERDGMVAFLAERGLIGDDPSERELVEALHVLIAQTPAVLVGVSLADAVGERRTQNQPGTDQEYPNWKVPLGDPSGNVVLLEDLFDNARLLSLAKVMRESLS, translated from the coding sequence GTGAGCGTTCCACAACATGTCACGGCCGACGTGCCCGAACCGCTGGTCCAGCTGGCCGCGGCCCATGGTGTCGCGCCCGACTTCTGGGGCTTCGACGGCACACGGCGCCAGGTGAGCGCGCAGACGCTGGTCGCGGTGCTCGAGGCGCTGGGCGTGCCGGCGTCGTCCCCCGAGAAGGTCGCCGTGAGCCTCGAGCACTCGGTCGACGACGAGTGGCGGCAGATGCTGCCCCCGACGGTCGTGGTGCGCCAGGGCGACGAGGTGCGGTTCCCCGTGCACGTCGCGGACGGTGCGCCGGTCGAGGTGTGGGCAGAGCTCGAACCCGTCGAGGAGCCCGGCTTCCGGTCGACCGCACCGGCGGTGCGCGAACGCCGCGCGCTGGTGCAGGTCGACGCCTACGTCGAACCACGCACGGTCGACGGGCGCGCGATCGGGCGTGCGACGTTCGCCGTCCCGGCAGACTTCCCGTTGGGCTGGCACGAGCTCCACGCCACGAGCGAGGGCACGGGCGCGCGGGCGACCCTGGTCGTGACCCCGCAGCGGCTCGAGCTGCCCCCGGCCGTGCGCGAGGGGCGGGCCTGGGGGCTCATGGCCCAGCTCTACTCGGTGCGGTCCAGGGCGTCGTGGGGCGTGGGCGACCTCGCGGACCTCGCGGACCTCGCCTGGCTCGGCGCGCACCGCGCCGGGGCCGACTTCGTGCTCGTCAACCCGCTGGCCGCGGCCGAGCCACGCACGCCCATGACCCCGTCGCCGTACCTGCCCACGAGCAGGCGCTTCGTGAACCCGTTGTACATCCGCGTCGAGGACGTGCGCGAGACGGCCTACCTCTCGGCGGCGGACCGCTCGCTCGTCGAGTGGGCGTTCGACCCGGTCCGTGACCTGAGCTCCGACGCCGGGCCGATCGACCGCGACGCGGCGTGGGAGGCCAAGAAAGCCGCGCTCGAGGTCGTCTTCGCGGCTCCCCGGTCCACCGCGCGCCAGGCCGCGTTCGACGCCTTCCGTGCCGAGCAGGGCAAGGGGCTCGAGGACTTCGCGACGTGGTGCGCGCTGGCCGACCACTTCGGTGACCGCGACTGGCCACCCCTGGCCCTCGACCCGGCGTCGCCCGCGGTCGCGGCGCTGCGCGAGCAGCTCGACGACCAGGTCGAGTTCTACTGCTGGCTCCAGTGGGTCGCCGACGAGCAGCTCGAGGTCGCGCAGCGCACGGCCCTGGACGCCGGGATGTCGATCGGGATCATGCACGACCTCGCGGTGGGCGTGCACCCCCACGGCGCCGACGCCTGGGCGCACCGCGGCGTCCTCGCGGGCGGCGTGACGGTCGGTGCGCCGCCCGACATGTACAACCAGCAGGGTCAGAACTGGTCGCAGCCGCCGTGGGACCCGCGCGCGCTGGCGCGTGCCGGGTACGCCCCCTTCCGTGACCTGCTGCGCACTGTGCTGCGTCACGCGGGCGCGATCCGGGTCGACCACGTCATCGGCCTCTTCCGCCTCTGGTGGATCCCGGGCGCGGCGCGGGCCGATGCGGGAGCCTACGTCCGCTACGACCACGAGGCGCTCGTGGGCATCCTGTGCCTCGAGGCCCAGCGCGCCGGTGCGATGGTCATCGGTGAGGACCTCGGGGTGTATGAGCCCTGGGTGCGCGACTACCTTGCGGAGCGGGGCATCCTCGGGACCTCGGTGCTGTGGTTCGAGAAGGGCGAGGGCGGCGGCCCGTTGGCCCCCGAGGCGTTCCGCCGGCTCGCGCTCGCGACGGTCACGACCCACGACCTGCCGCCGACCGCGGGGTACCTCGCGGGCGAGCACGTCGACCTGCGCGAACGCCTCGGCCTGCTCACGGAGCCGGCCGCCCAGGTCCGCCAGGCGGCGCGTGCGGAACGGGACGGCATGGTCGCGTTCCTCGCCGAGCGCGGTCTGATCGGTGACGACCCGTCCGAGCGCGAGCTCGTCGAGGCGTTGCACGTCCTGATCGCCCAGACGCCCGCGGTGCTGGTCGGCGTCTCGCTCGCCGACGCGGTGGGGGAGCGTCGCACGCAGAACCAGCCCGGGACGGACCAGGAGTACCCCAACTGGAAGGTGCCGCTGGGGGACCCTTCGGGCAACGTGGTGCTGCTCGAGGACCTGTTCGACAACGCCCGCCTGCTCTCGCTCGCGAAGGTCATGCGGGAGTCGTTGTCCTGA
- the pepN gene encoding aminopeptidase N: MPGENLTRAEAAERAGVVTVRSYEVALDLTTGPTTFGSTTVVRFAATAGASTFIDLIAPTVREVVLNGETLDVARVFADSRIQLDGLAAQNELRVVADAAYTNSGEGLHRFVDPVDGEVYLYSQFEVPDSRRVFAAFEQPDLKATFQFTVTAPSAWQVVSNSPTPEPVPATHATDSAVDASTWTFEPTQVISTYITAIVAGPYVVERSELTSSDGRVIPLGVFARKSLAPHLDADYIFAKTRQGFAFFEEKFDYPYPFAKYDQLFVPEFNAGAMENAGAVTFTETYVFRSKVTDAIKERRVVTVLHELAHMWFGDLVTMKWWNDLWLNESFAEWASTLATAEATEWHEAWTTFAAMEKSWAYRQDQLPSTHPIVATINDLEDVQVNFDGITYAKGGSVLKQLVAWVGIDAFMAGVAQYFKKHEYKNTELTDLLTELEATSGRELGSWARLWLETAGVNTLRPEIELDAHGRIVSFAVLQEAPADYPTIRPHRLAIGFYNVVDGSLVREHRVEIDVDGERTEVPELAGLDRPQLVLLNDDDLAYAKIRLDEASLAVAVEHLADITDPLARSLVWGSVWDATRDGETPASEYVRLVLGNIARETESTTIRTTLNQLALAAKSYVTPGKQAATLAVVGDELWRLAQSAQAGTDSQFQFVKFFAHLASTPAHADALRGLLDGTVALEGLEIDTDLRWEILEGLVLLGRADQAEVDAALAQDHTATGQQSAARATATAPSTESKLAAFASLVDSDEAPNAIVRATTQGFQHVNDPAVLAPLVEKYFSSLTTLWAERSYHIAETLVVGLYPAPLANAALRDATQAWLDAHTDAAPALRRLVVENLAGVERALTAQGADA; the protein is encoded by the coding sequence GTGCCCGGAGAGAACCTCACCCGCGCCGAAGCCGCCGAGCGCGCCGGTGTCGTCACCGTCCGTTCCTACGAGGTCGCCCTCGACCTCACGACCGGACCCACGACGTTCGGCTCGACCACGGTGGTGCGGTTCGCCGCGACCGCCGGGGCGAGCACCTTCATCGACCTGATCGCACCGACGGTGCGTGAGGTCGTGCTCAACGGCGAGACGCTCGACGTCGCCCGCGTCTTCGCCGACTCCCGCATCCAGCTCGACGGTCTCGCCGCCCAGAACGAGCTCCGCGTCGTCGCGGACGCCGCCTACACCAACTCGGGCGAGGGCCTGCACCGCTTCGTCGACCCGGTCGACGGCGAGGTCTACCTGTACAGCCAGTTCGAGGTCCCCGACTCGCGCCGCGTGTTCGCCGCGTTCGAGCAGCCCGACCTCAAGGCCACGTTCCAGTTCACGGTCACGGCGCCCTCCGCCTGGCAGGTCGTGTCCAACTCGCCCACGCCCGAGCCCGTCCCCGCGACCCACGCGACCGACTCCGCCGTGGACGCCTCGACCTGGACGTTCGAGCCCACGCAGGTCATCTCGACCTACATCACCGCGATCGTCGCGGGCCCCTACGTGGTCGAGCGCAGCGAGCTCACGTCCTCGGACGGCCGCGTGATCCCGCTCGGCGTGTTCGCGCGCAAGTCCCTCGCGCCGCACCTGGACGCCGACTACATCTTCGCCAAGACCCGTCAGGGCTTCGCGTTCTTCGAGGAGAAGTTCGACTACCCGTACCCGTTCGCGAAGTACGACCAGCTCTTCGTGCCCGAGTTCAACGCCGGGGCCATGGAGAACGCGGGCGCCGTGACGTTCACCGAGACGTACGTCTTCCGGTCCAAGGTCACCGACGCGATCAAGGAGCGTCGTGTCGTGACGGTCCTGCACGAGCTCGCGCACATGTGGTTCGGCGACCTGGTCACCATGAAGTGGTGGAACGACCTGTGGCTCAACGAGTCCTTCGCGGAGTGGGCCTCGACGCTCGCGACCGCCGAGGCCACCGAGTGGCACGAGGCCTGGACGACGTTCGCGGCCATGGAGAAGTCCTGGGCCTACCGCCAGGACCAGCTCCCCTCGACGCACCCGATCGTCGCGACCATCAACGACCTCGAGGACGTGCAGGTCAACTTCGACGGCATCACCTACGCCAAGGGCGGCTCGGTCCTCAAGCAGCTCGTGGCCTGGGTCGGGATCGACGCGTTCATGGCGGGCGTCGCGCAGTACTTCAAGAAGCACGAGTACAAGAACACCGAGCTCACCGACCTCCTGACCGAGCTCGAGGCCACGAGCGGTCGCGAGCTCGGCTCGTGGGCGCGCCTGTGGCTCGAGACCGCGGGCGTCAACACGCTGCGCCCCGAGATCGAGCTCGACGCGCACGGCCGCATCGTGTCGTTCGCGGTGCTGCAGGAGGCCCCGGCCGACTACCCGACGATCCGCCCGCACCGCCTCGCGATCGGCTTCTACAACGTGGTCGACGGGAGCCTGGTGCGCGAGCACCGCGTCGAGATCGACGTCGACGGCGAGCGCACCGAGGTCCCCGAGCTCGCGGGCCTCGACCGGCCGCAGCTCGTCCTGCTCAACGACGACGACCTCGCGTACGCCAAGATCCGGCTCGACGAGGCGTCGCTCGCGGTCGCGGTCGAGCACCTCGCCGACATCACCGACCCGCTCGCACGCTCGCTCGTGTGGGGCTCGGTGTGGGACGCCACCCGCGACGGCGAGACGCCGGCGAGCGAGTACGTGCGCCTGGTCCTGGGCAACATCGCCCGCGAGACCGAGTCCACGACGATCCGCACGACGCTCAACCAGCTCGCGCTGGCCGCGAAGTCCTACGTGACGCCGGGCAAGCAGGCCGCGACGCTCGCGGTCGTCGGGGACGAGCTGTGGCGCCTGGCCCAGTCGGCGCAGGCCGGCACGGACTCCCAGTTCCAGTTCGTGAAGTTCTTCGCGCACCTGGCCTCGACGCCCGCGCACGCCGACGCGCTGCGCGGCCTGCTCGACGGCACGGTCGCCCTGGAGGGCCTCGAGATCGACACGGACCTGCGCTGGGAGATCCTCGAGGGCCTCGTCCTCCTGGGCCGCGCGGACCAGGCCGAGGTCGACGCCGCGCTCGCGCAGGACCACACGGCCACGGGCCAGCAGTCCGCTGCCCGTGCGACCGCGACGGCCCCCTCGACCGAGTCCAAGCTCGCTGCGTTCGCCTCGCTCGTCGACTCGGACGAGGCCCCCAACGCGATCGTGCGCGCCACGACGCAGGGCTTCCAGCACGTCAACGACCCCGCGGTCCTGGCGCCCCTGGTCGAGAAGTACTTCTCCTCGCTGACCACGCTGTGGGCCGAGCGGAGCTACCACATCGCCGAGACGCTGGTCGTGGGCCTGTACCCCGCGCCGCTCGCGAACGCCGCGCTGCGCGACGCGACGCAGGCCTGGCTCGACGCCCACACCGACGCGGCCCCGGCGCTGCGCCGTCTGGTCGTCGAGAACCTCGCGGGCGTCGAGCGGGCGCTCACGGCCCAGGGCGCGGACGCCTGA
- a CDS encoding mechanosensitive ion channel family protein yields the protein MASPTPSPTDLGDQIAGQANVWLEWFLGTPLRIILIVVIGSILLAVLRRLINRVTEHIADGTPLTERRGMKGLKGLSQSAVGTVLLRANPLANARRAQRARTIGSVLRSTANILIGSILVLMVLTELGMNIAPFLASAGIVGVALGFGAQSLVKDFLSGTFMLLEDQYGVGDSVDFGVVAGTVEEVALRVTKVRDADGTLWYIRNGEILRTGNKSQEWGRASAEVHVAYFADLDQVERVLREAGEAVAADPVLGTYLLEPPAVSGIESMTPEEMVLKVSVKTQASMQGEISRALRTTVRERLAAADVPLAGAERPGAVAEAPEDGAAQVGGPAPVPAHGTAPAPAAVPARDAVHNRDTAQNRDALQARDTVQPKDEVQVKDSVQTRDALRDDPSQSDR from the coding sequence ATGGCTTCTCCGACCCCGTCCCCCACCGACCTCGGCGACCAGATCGCCGGGCAGGCCAACGTCTGGCTCGAGTGGTTCCTCGGCACGCCGCTGCGGATCATCCTCATCGTCGTCATCGGCTCGATCCTGCTCGCGGTCCTGCGCCGTCTCATCAACCGCGTCACGGAGCACATCGCCGACGGCACGCCCTTGACCGAGCGCCGCGGCATGAAGGGGCTCAAGGGCCTCAGCCAGTCCGCGGTCGGCACCGTCCTGCTGCGCGCCAACCCCCTCGCGAACGCGCGGCGCGCACAGCGGGCCCGCACGATCGGCTCCGTGCTGCGCTCGACCGCGAACATCCTCATCGGGTCGATCCTCGTCCTCATGGTCCTGACCGAGCTGGGCATGAACATCGCCCCGTTCCTCGCGTCGGCCGGGATCGTGGGCGTCGCCCTGGGCTTCGGCGCGCAGAGCCTCGTCAAGGACTTCCTGTCGGGCACGTTCATGCTGCTCGAGGACCAGTACGGGGTCGGGGACTCGGTCGACTTCGGGGTCGTGGCCGGGACGGTCGAGGAGGTCGCGCTGCGTGTGACGAAGGTCCGCGACGCCGACGGCACGCTCTGGTACATCCGCAACGGCGAGATCCTGCGCACGGGCAACAAGTCGCAGGAGTGGGGACGGGCCTCGGCCGAGGTGCACGTCGCGTACTTCGCCGACCTCGACCAGGTGGAGCGCGTCCTGCGGGAAGCGGGCGAGGCGGTCGCCGCGGACCCCGTGCTGGGCACCTACCTCCTGGAGCCGCCGGCCGTGTCCGGCATCGAGTCCATGACACCCGAGGAGATGGTCCTCAAGGTCTCGGTCAAGACCCAGGCGTCGATGCAGGGCGAGATCTCCCGCGCACTGCGCACGACGGTCCGCGAGCGCCTCGCCGCCGCCGACGTGCCGCTGGCCGGGGCCGAGCGTCCGGGAGCCGTCGCCGAGGCTCCCGAGGACGGAGCAGCGCAGGTCGGCGGCCCGGCCCCGGTGCCCGCCCACGGCACGGCCCCCGCGCCCGCCGCGGTCCCTGCCCGGGACGCGGTGCACAACCGCGACACCGCGCAGAACCGGGACGCCCTGCAGGCGCGCGACACGGTGCAGCCGAAGGACGAGGTGCAGGTCAAGGACTCCGTCCAGACCCGCGACGCCCTGCGCGACGACCCGTCGCAGTCCGACCGGTAG